A portion of the Acidisarcina polymorpha genome contains these proteins:
- a CDS encoding DedA family protein: MTEKILAIVASFIVATISVSGYAGVALLMAIESACIPLPSEVIMPFAGYLVSTGRFNLFFVATAGAIGCNLGSVVAYWIGAWAGRPFIERFGKFVLIDVHDLDRATRFFEKYGSITVLIGRLLPVVRTFIALPAGIARMSQLRFHIYTFVGSWPWCFVLAYVGMKLGQQWDTNPAFKEAFHRFHLAVEIALLAGIIWFLWTHLKSRNRTSEA, from the coding sequence ATGACAGAAAAAATTCTCGCCATAGTAGCCAGCTTCATTGTGGCCACCATCTCCGTCTCTGGCTATGCGGGCGTCGCCCTGCTCATGGCCATCGAGTCGGCCTGCATTCCTCTCCCCTCTGAAGTCATCATGCCTTTCGCCGGTTACCTCGTCTCGACGGGCCGCTTCAACCTGTTCTTCGTGGCCACCGCGGGCGCGATCGGCTGCAATCTCGGCTCTGTCGTCGCTTATTGGATTGGCGCATGGGCCGGTCGCCCCTTCATCGAGCGCTTCGGAAAATTCGTCCTTATTGATGTGCACGACCTCGACCGCGCCACCCGCTTCTTTGAGAAATACGGCTCCATTACCGTGCTCATCGGCCGTCTGCTGCCGGTCGTGCGCACCTTTATCGCCCTGCCTGCGGGCATTGCCCGCATGTCGCAGCTCCGCTTTCACATCTATACCTTTGTCGGCTCCTGGCCCTGGTGCTTCGTGCTCGCCTACGTCGGCATGAAGCTCGGCCAGCAATGGGACACTAACCCGGCCTTCAAAGAGGCATTCCATCGCTTCCACCTGGCCGTCGAGATCGCGCTGCTCGCAGGGATCATATGGTTTCTCTGGACCCACCTCAAGTCGCGCAACCGTACCAGCGAGGCCTAG
- a CDS encoding Ig-like domain repeat protein → MKALLPVTLSLSVLSSLFSYSQTTSQNHQVNRASGAAAAGVTANYGKLPLTFEENQGQTDPRVRFASRGQNYSLFLTDSEAVLALTKRDSTRMSSAKTFPAAVKTDVIRMELAGASHELKVDGAEALPGKVNYFVGNDPAKWHRNVPTFAKVKYSGVYAGVDLVYYGNQRQLEYDFVVAPGADPKIVRLHFGGASKLTLGSGGDLNIAAKNGTVVFHKPVVYQVKDGERERVDGRFQMLAKNTVGFQLGAFDPSREVVIDPTVVYSTYLGGSGIGYDDGGDGSSSGDGIGGVVVDAEGCAYVTGAANSLDFPVTPHAFQKTNPITKPGYYEQVTESFITKFNPAGSALVYSTYFGGTGTDYTDLSNGIGDIAIDASGNVYATGTASTLDFPTTPVAYDRVASQAGKAFVSKLDSTGSTLIYSTLLGGSQGEFGLGIAVSPAGNAYVSGRTYSTDFPITPNAFQRVDKAARGSATGFVTELNSTGSGLIYSTFLSGSSYVSAEAIFLDKAGDAFIGGTTDSTDFPITPGAYDRVFKFTGDNLTGFVTKLNPEGSKLIYSTYFPQGSIAVDPSGNVYGVATAGPVTARAIQSKGGDWVGKLNASGTALVYGTYLLPSDAYVDGEDGLSAIAVDPLGHAFVAGYDSAPGFPVTPDAFQPTFKGALNEEGSYPPNAVFAELNTDGTAVLYGTYLGGSGSLIGAASPIVLGDGATAIGLDTAGNAYVVGTTASADFPVTRGAFQSTNHAAAIGNGFITKFALHGGTTTTLTSNSAIYQRGENAILTAHVTPLTGSSVPPGNIDFIINGASAAKVPLDNTGRAVYTTDSLPIGENAIVASYFGDLPEYSSSNGAITVAVPGQVATPTFPKLGGTYPALFQVAIECSTPGALIYYTTDGSTPVVSPYGLYTNPVFIFYPVNTVKAIALLPESGFTPSAVATAVYTINAKAIPTTTTVKSLSNPSALGEPVTFVATVTAASGPTPTGAVTFKNGAASVGTAPLVKGVATFSLSGLGLYGHSITAYYTGSATNTASAVGFTQEVTE, encoded by the coding sequence ATGAAGGCCCTTCTGCCTGTTACCTTATCTTTGTCTGTCCTTAGTTCCCTCTTCTCATACTCCCAAACAACATCACAAAATCACCAAGTTAATCGGGCATCTGGAGCAGCCGCCGCGGGTGTTACGGCGAACTACGGCAAGCTTCCGCTGACCTTCGAAGAGAACCAAGGGCAGACGGATCCGCGGGTGCGGTTCGCGTCGCGCGGCCAGAACTATTCGCTCTTCCTCACCGACTCGGAGGCCGTGCTTGCCTTGACCAAGCGGGATTCGACTCGTATGAGTTCTGCTAAGACATTTCCCGCGGCGGTGAAGACCGATGTAATTCGGATGGAACTGGCCGGTGCTTCGCATGAGTTGAAGGTAGATGGCGCGGAGGCGCTGCCGGGTAAGGTGAATTACTTTGTCGGCAACGATCCCGCAAAGTGGCATCGCAATGTCCCGACCTTCGCAAAGGTGAAGTATAGCGGTGTTTATGCCGGAGTGGACCTGGTCTACTACGGCAACCAGCGGCAGCTGGAATATGACTTTGTGGTTGCACCGGGCGCCGATCCGAAGATTGTCCGGCTGCATTTCGGGGGCGCGAGCAAATTGACGCTGGGCAGCGGTGGGGATCTCAATATCGCGGCGAAAAACGGCACGGTGGTTTTTCACAAGCCGGTTGTCTATCAGGTGAAGGATGGAGAACGAGAGAGGGTCGATGGCCGATTCCAAATGCTGGCCAAAAACACGGTTGGATTTCAGCTCGGTGCTTTCGATCCTAGCCGGGAGGTAGTGATTGATCCGACGGTGGTTTATTCGACTTATCTGGGCGGCAGCGGGATTGGCTATGACGATGGCGGTGACGGATCTTCTTCCGGGGATGGGATAGGGGGCGTGGTGGTGGATGCCGAGGGCTGCGCCTATGTAACGGGAGCGGCAAATTCGTTGGATTTCCCAGTTACTCCCCACGCGTTCCAAAAAACAAACCCAATCACCAAGCCTGGTTACTATGAACAGGTGACCGAATCGTTTATCACTAAGTTCAACCCGGCCGGCTCCGCCTTGGTCTACTCGACGTACTTTGGGGGAACCGGAACGGATTACACCGATCTCAGTAATGGCATCGGTGACATCGCAATCGACGCTTCTGGAAATGTCTACGCTACGGGTACGGCAAGCACGCTTGATTTTCCAACTACGCCGGTCGCTTACGACCGAGTAGCCAGCCAAGCTGGCAAGGCATTTGTGAGCAAGTTGGATAGCACCGGTTCCACTCTTATCTACTCCACGCTGCTTGGGGGAAGTCAAGGGGAATTCGGTCTCGGTATTGCAGTGAGTCCGGCGGGGAATGCCTATGTCAGCGGAAGGACTTACTCGACTGATTTTCCGATAACGCCAAACGCCTTTCAGAGGGTAGACAAGGCCGCTCGAGGTTCCGCAACCGGTTTTGTCACGGAATTAAACTCGACAGGCTCTGGTCTTATCTACTCCACATTTCTGAGTGGAAGCAGTTACGTCAGCGCTGAAGCTATTTTTCTCGATAAGGCTGGAGACGCCTTCATTGGCGGAACTACCGATTCGACTGATTTTCCGATCACTCCGGGAGCATACGACAGGGTCTTCAAGTTCACGGGAGACAATCTCACGGGCTTTGTGACCAAGCTGAACCCCGAGGGCTCAAAGCTGATCTATTCCACTTATTTCCCCCAGGGTTCGATTGCGGTCGACCCCTCCGGGAATGTTTATGGGGTTGCGACCGCTGGCCCGGTTACCGCTCGCGCTATTCAAAGCAAAGGTGGCGACTGGGTAGGCAAACTCAACGCCAGCGGCACTGCTCTAGTCTATGGTACTTACCTTCTTCCCTCCGATGCCTATGTAGATGGAGAAGATGGTCTAAGTGCGATCGCCGTTGATCCGCTAGGCCATGCGTTTGTTGCCGGCTATGACTCCGCACCCGGTTTTCCGGTGACCCCGGATGCCTTCCAACCTACTTTCAAAGGTGCTTTGAATGAGGAGGGGTCTTATCCGCCCAACGCCGTCTTCGCGGAGCTCAACACGGATGGCACGGCTGTCCTCTATGGCACTTATCTCGGCGGCTCGGGCAGTCTCATCGGCGCGGCGTCGCCCATTGTCCTTGGGGATGGAGCGACGGCAATCGGATTGGATACAGCAGGGAACGCCTATGTTGTAGGAACAACTGCATCCGCTGATTTCCCGGTTACGCGTGGCGCCTTTCAAAGCACGAACCATGCGGCAGCGATAGGCAATGGGTTCATCACCAAATTTGCTCTCCATGGCGGCACCACCACCACTCTTACATCGAACAGCGCTATCTATCAGCGGGGAGAGAACGCGATCCTAACCGCCCACGTGACGCCTCTGACCGGAAGCAGCGTGCCGCCGGGCAACATCGACTTCATCATCAATGGAGCGAGCGCAGCCAAAGTTCCTCTGGATAACACTGGCCGGGCAGTCTATACGACCGATAGCCTGCCGATCGGAGAGAACGCCATTGTGGCCAGCTACTTCGGCGATCTTCCAGAGTATTCGTCCAGCAACGGCGCGATTACGGTTGCGGTCCCTGGCCAGGTGGCTACGCCGACCTTTCCAAAACTTGGAGGGACCTATCCCGCATTATTCCAAGTGGCGATCGAGTGTTCGACGCCCGGGGCGCTTATCTACTACACCACCGACGGTTCCACGCCGGTAGTATCGCCCTACGGGCTCTATACCAACCCCGTATTTATTTTTTATCCGGTGAATACAGTGAAGGCGATCGCGCTGTTGCCAGAGAGCGGCTTTACCCCGAGCGCGGTCGCTACGGCCGTCTACACCATCAATGCGAAAGCTATTCCAACGACAACAACGGTGAAGTCGTTGAGCAATCCGTCGGCGCTGGGAGAGCCAGTGACCTTCGTGGCCACGGTGACTGCGGCTTCCGGTCCGACGCCGACGGGGGCGGTGACCTTCAAGAATGGGGCTGCCTCGGTAGGAACCGCTCCGCTGGTGAAGGGAGTGGCAACCTTCTCGCTGAGCGGGCTTGGCCTTTACGGACATAGCATCACCGCCTACTACACGGGCAGCGCGACTAATACGGCAAGCGCGGTGGGATTTACTCAGGAGGTGACGGAGTAG
- a CDS encoding uroporphyrinogen-III synthase, with protein MSEPSPKPLLEGRRIIVTRARTQASSLVTSLQELGAEVIEIPTIETIPLDSYEMLDDALKNIANYQWLLVTSANTVRVLAERLAVLKLSPSTLDPPQKVAIGSATARAMREQGIAVDLIPEQYVAESLVSALGDQVAGSRILLARAAIARDLIPEALARQGATVDIVDAYRTVLPEGSIERIQQVFASPARLPDAITFTSSSTVKNFFTLWNEAGFSGIPKEVAALSIGPITSQTLREHGWEPAREAKRHDVEGLVDATVRYVEVRILEEREREGYLRYPEDLAEAETWWESEQSNEPED; from the coding sequence ATGAGCGAACCGTCTCCGAAACCTCTGCTTGAAGGCAGACGGATCATCGTCACCCGCGCCCGCACCCAGGCCAGCTCTCTCGTCACCTCGCTACAGGAGTTAGGCGCCGAAGTCATCGAAATCCCCACCATCGAAACCATTCCGCTCGACTCCTACGAGATGCTCGACGACGCCCTCAAGAACATCGCGAACTACCAATGGCTCCTCGTGACCAGCGCCAACACGGTGCGTGTCCTCGCCGAACGCCTCGCCGTCCTCAAGCTTTCGCCTTCAACCCTCGACCCTCCCCAGAAAGTAGCAATCGGCTCGGCAACCGCCAGGGCCATGCGCGAGCAGGGAATCGCAGTCGATCTCATCCCCGAACAATATGTCGCCGAGTCGCTGGTGAGCGCGTTGGGCGATCAAGTCGCCGGAAGCCGCATCCTGCTCGCCCGCGCTGCCATCGCCCGGGACCTCATCCCCGAAGCACTCGCTCGTCAAGGTGCCACCGTCGACATCGTCGATGCCTACCGAACCGTCCTCCCCGAAGGTTCGATCGAGCGCATCCAGCAAGTCTTTGCCAGCCCTGCCAGGCTACCCGACGCCATCACCTTTACCAGCTCGTCCACGGTGAAGAACTTCTTCACTCTCTGGAACGAAGCAGGCTTCTCCGGAATCCCCAAAGAAGTCGCCGCCCTCTCGATCGGGCCCATCACCAGCCAGACCCTCCGCGAGCACGGCTGGGAACCTGCTCGTGAGGCAAAGAGACACGATGTCGAAGGATTGGTCGATGCGACGGTTCGGTATGTAGAGGTAAGGATATTGGAAGAGCGCGAACGGGAAGGATATTTGCGATACCCGGAAGATCTCGCCGAAGCTGAGACATGGTGGGAATCTGAGCAGAGCAATGAGCCAGAAGACTAA
- a CDS encoding Ig-like domain repeat protein, with protein sequence MKHILPCSLVVALSQAVVFGQLTLPSSPLSKPTPPPTASNSAATMASVGKLPLSFEANQGQTDPRTKFLSRGPGYSLYLTDTSSILAWTKVDGDQPVAKDLHTKTGILRMELVSPNRLLRVSGSDELPGKANYFTGSVAANWRVNIPTYAKVKYSGVYPGVDLVYYGNERQLEYDFVVAPRAEARPIRIHFAGVKSLRLTEGGDLMVGAPHGSIAFHRPVVYQMKNGQQQSVEGRFSLLARNTVGFRIGDYDHSRELVIDPVLAYSTGVPDFGPFLAIDSSGSAYTAAFNGSGILVYKINPAGTALAYSSYIGPASPSAIAVDPDGNAYVAGFNGQAGFPITPGAFQQSCKTKASPCVSGTITKLDPNGSALIFSSYLGGSGGGVDYDNPYNGSNSPDTPTTIAADKEGNAYVGGYAYSADFPVTPGAYQTTLSDCPGGCSNAFVTKINPAGTALAYSSYIGGSGGASVTSIAVDSSGSTYLAGSAGPAFPTTHGAFRTTATLNSGFVSKFNPSGSALVYSTYLGSLSGGGYDYNGLNGLAVDSSGSAYVTGSTSSTDWPVSSTAFQKVNHAASNNSYNMFVTKLNPAGSGLSYSTYLGGSGEPFNIYNNPTGDEANSIAVDSDGNASISGLAASSDFPVTSDAYQKKLASGYPYSIVATKLNSEGSALIYSTYFGGIRNILSNESSAVATDSLENLYFSGYGTGVPFTKDALQPYGTAFLAKFVFNGATTTTVSADVPSPYVGELVTFTAHVEPLSSGATPEETVTFLVDGTVAGNVSVLDGGYALFYSSTLTPGSHSIVASYEGEPGKYSASTGTLTETILDQVATPTFPRLGGTYSLPVPVKIDTATAGAAIHYTVNGSMPTASSPLYTGPVTVFGPTTTVKAIAVRSGNTNSAVGTAVYTILPHALPTTIAIRSLSNPSTLGQPVTFVATVKGESGPTPTGTVIFKHGAKTVGSAPLVDGVATFTIPNLTLLGHSITAAYTGSATNAASAIGLTQEVD encoded by the coding sequence ATGAAACACATCCTTCCCTGCAGTCTTGTCGTCGCCTTGAGTCAAGCAGTTGTTTTTGGCCAGTTAACTTTACCCAGCTCTCCGCTCTCTAAACCGACTCCGCCTCCAACCGCGAGCAACAGCGCCGCAACGATGGCGAGCGTTGGCAAATTGCCGCTCAGCTTTGAGGCCAACCAGGGACAGACCGATCCTCGGACAAAGTTCCTGTCCAGAGGTCCGGGGTATTCGCTCTATCTTACGGATACTTCGTCTATTTTGGCCTGGACTAAGGTTGACGGCGACCAGCCAGTGGCCAAGGATCTCCACACCAAAACCGGCATCTTGCGTATGGAACTGGTTAGTCCGAACCGTCTACTACGGGTCAGCGGAAGTGATGAGCTACCAGGAAAGGCGAACTACTTCACCGGCAGCGTCGCGGCTAATTGGCGCGTCAATATTCCGACTTATGCGAAGGTGAAGTATAGCGGTGTTTATCCCGGAGTCGACCTTGTCTACTACGGGAATGAGCGGCAGTTGGAATATGACTTTGTGGTCGCACCCAGGGCTGAGGCGAGACCGATCCGTATCCACTTCGCGGGAGTTAAATCGCTACGACTCACTGAAGGTGGAGATCTGATGGTGGGTGCACCCCACGGTTCTATCGCCTTCCATCGACCAGTTGTTTACCAAATGAAGAACGGTCAACAACAATCCGTCGAGGGAAGATTTTCCCTACTGGCAAGGAACACGGTTGGATTCCGAATTGGCGACTATGACCATAGCCGAGAATTGGTGATTGATCCTGTCTTGGCTTACTCGACTGGTGTCCCCGATTTCGGTCCCTTCCTAGCGATCGACTCGAGCGGGTCTGCCTATACGGCCGCATTTAATGGATCTGGCATACTCGTCTATAAGATCAATCCTGCCGGCACAGCACTGGCTTATTCGAGCTATATAGGTCCGGCTTCTCCATCGGCAATTGCAGTGGACCCGGACGGCAATGCTTACGTTGCCGGCTTTAATGGGCAGGCAGGCTTTCCGATCACGCCCGGCGCTTTTCAACAGTCTTGCAAGACCAAAGCAAGCCCTTGCGTCAGCGGGACTATTACAAAGCTCGATCCCAATGGCTCCGCGCTGATCTTCTCCTCTTACCTGGGCGGCAGTGGAGGAGGGGTGGATTACGATAACCCCTACAACGGATCGAACTCTCCTGATACCCCTACGACAATTGCAGCGGATAAGGAGGGAAATGCTTACGTAGGAGGCTACGCCTACTCCGCTGATTTTCCAGTGACTCCCGGCGCTTATCAGACCACTTTGAGTGATTGCCCGGGTGGTTGCTCGAACGCGTTTGTCACAAAGATCAACCCTGCGGGTACAGCTCTTGCGTATTCAAGTTATATCGGCGGGTCTGGTGGTGCGAGCGTAACCAGCATTGCCGTCGATAGCTCCGGCTCGACATACTTAGCCGGAAGTGCAGGCCCCGCGTTCCCGACGACGCACGGCGCATTTCGGACGACCGCTACACTTAACAGCGGCTTTGTGAGCAAGTTCAATCCAAGCGGCTCGGCTCTGGTTTATTCCACCTATCTTGGAAGTCTCTCTGGCGGCGGCTACGATTACAACGGATTGAATGGGCTTGCCGTCGATTCTTCGGGGAGCGCCTATGTGACTGGTTCGACGTCGTCGACGGATTGGCCGGTCAGCAGCACTGCATTTCAAAAAGTGAACCATGCCGCTTCGAACAACTCCTACAATATGTTTGTTACAAAACTCAATCCTGCGGGTTCTGGTCTATCTTATTCCACTTACCTTGGTGGGTCGGGAGAACCCTTCAATATCTACAATAACCCTACGGGCGATGAGGCAAACAGCATTGCTGTCGATAGTGACGGCAACGCCTCTATCAGCGGACTTGCCGCTTCGTCTGACTTTCCGGTGACCAGCGACGCCTATCAGAAGAAGCTTGCCTCTGGATATCCCTACAGTATTGTTGCTACGAAGCTGAACAGCGAAGGTTCCGCTCTGATCTACTCCACTTACTTTGGTGGCATTAGGAATATCTTATCTAACGAAAGCAGCGCTGTCGCTACAGACAGTCTCGAGAACCTCTACTTCTCAGGATATGGGACTGGTGTTCCATTCACCAAAGACGCTTTGCAGCCATATGGCACGGCATTTCTAGCCAAGTTCGTCTTCAATGGTGCAACTACAACGACCGTCTCTGCCGATGTGCCGAGCCCATACGTTGGCGAACTTGTCACCTTCACCGCACATGTGGAGCCACTTTCCAGCGGAGCGACTCCCGAAGAGACGGTGACTTTTCTGGTGGACGGCACCGTGGCAGGCAATGTCAGTGTGCTGGATGGCGGCTATGCCCTTTTCTACAGCAGCACCCTGACGCCAGGCAGTCATAGCATTGTGGCCAGCTATGAGGGCGAACCGGGTAAATACTCGGCCAGCACCGGAACCTTGACCGAGACAATCCTCGATCAAGTGGCGACGCCAACTTTTCCGCGACTGGGTGGGACATACTCCCTGCCGGTTCCGGTCAAGATTGATACGGCTACAGCCGGTGCGGCAATCCATTACACGGTAAATGGAAGCATGCCGACAGCCTCTTCGCCACTCTATACCGGCCCGGTGACGGTTTTTGGGCCTACGACTACCGTGAAAGCAATCGCTGTCCGCAGCGGCAATACGAATAGCGCCGTGGGCACGGCCGTCTACACCATCCTTCCGCATGCCCTTCCAACCACAATTGCGATTCGATCGCTGAGCAATCCCTCAACCCTGGGGCAGCCAGTGACCTTTGTGGCCACGGTGAAGGGTGAGTCCGGACCCACACCTACGGGCACGGTCATCTTTAAGCATGGTGCCAAGACTGTGGGCAGCGCTCCGCTCGTCGATGGAGTTGCCACCTTCACCATCCCGAATCTGACCCTTCTCGGGCATAGCATCACCGCTGCCTACACGGGCAGCGCGACGAATGCGGCCAGCGCCATCGGCCTGACCCAGGAGGTTGATTGA
- a CDS encoding PIN domain-containing protein, which produces MRTEGVGHDFQAVGSVVERIPAADYSAFDEAAMRRVATRDSDDWPVLAIALLLKAPIWTEDRDFFGTGVATWTTNNVEIYLRGED; this is translated from the coding sequence ATGCGTACAGAAGGCGTCGGACATGACTTCCAGGCTGTTGGAAGCGTCGTTGAGCGAATTCCCGCAGCAGACTATTCCGCTTTCGATGAGGCCGCGATGCGACGCGTCGCAACGCGCGATTCCGACGACTGGCCGGTGTTGGCGATCGCCCTGCTTCTCAAAGCACCCATCTGGACAGAAGACCGGGATTTCTTCGGAACCGGCGTCGCTACGTGGACCACGAACAACGTGGAAATTTATCTGCGGGGTGAGGATTAG
- the nth gene encoding endonuclease III — protein MLSKTAMPGKTAAKKSTKKSAAKATPAKSTIKPRKATAASRKQALAPERIQTILDLLAAAYPGAECALIHKDAWQLLVATILSAQCTDARVNMVTPVLFKTYPTPADMAAAPIDEIKEIIRTTGFYNNKAKSIQGAAKKILTDFHGKVPRKMEELLTVPGAARKTANVVLGVAYGLAVGVVVDTHVLRLSRRLGLTTETTPEKVEQDLMKIIPKDRWIAFSHELIHHGRLICIARKPRCVDCSLEKVCNSGDKTWSTH, from the coding sequence ATGCTCAGCAAAACTGCGATGCCCGGCAAAACTGCCGCGAAGAAATCCACTAAGAAGTCCGCCGCGAAAGCGACACCAGCTAAGTCAACCATCAAGCCGCGCAAAGCCACCGCCGCCTCGCGCAAGCAGGCGCTCGCTCCGGAGCGCATTCAGACTATCCTCGACTTGCTGGCTGCCGCTTATCCGGGCGCGGAGTGTGCGTTGATTCACAAAGATGCATGGCAGCTGCTGGTCGCAACGATCCTCTCGGCGCAATGCACCGACGCGCGGGTAAATATGGTGACGCCGGTGCTCTTCAAGACCTATCCCACGCCCGCCGATATGGCGGCGGCGCCGATTGATGAGATCAAGGAGATCATTCGCACGACCGGTTTCTACAACAACAAGGCGAAGTCGATCCAGGGCGCCGCGAAGAAGATTCTGACTGACTTCCATGGCAAGGTTCCGCGCAAGATGGAAGAGCTGCTGACGGTTCCCGGAGCGGCGCGGAAGACGGCAAATGTGGTGTTGGGCGTGGCCTATGGGCTGGCCGTTGGGGTGGTGGTCGATACCCATGTGCTGAGGCTCTCGCGGAGATTGGGGCTCACGACCGAGACGACTCCTGAAAAAGTCGAACAGGACCTAATGAAGATTATTCCGAAGGACCGGTGGATTGCTTTCTCGCATGAACTGATCCATCATGGGCGGCTGATTTGTATCGCGCGGAAACCTCGGTGTGTGGATTGTTCGCTCGAGAAGGTTTGTAATTCGGGGGACAAGACCTGGAGCACGCACTAG
- a CDS encoding inositol-3-phosphate synthase, giving the protein MPTANPSGYSANEGAASASQIQPAKGKLGVMVVGLGAVATTLIAGVEAIRKGLAKPIGSLTQMGTIRLGKRTEGNTPLIKDFVPLADLNDIVFTGWDIFDDNVYEAAAHAKVLDKEQLEQIRPYLEAIKPMPAVFDQYYVKRLNGTNIKTGKNKMDLANQLRADIQAFKKTVSRVVIIWCGSTEIFLEPSEVHDSIAAFEKGLEEDHINIAPSMIYAYAAMKEGVPFANGAPNLSVDLPFIQELSKENFAPICGKDFKTGQTFIKTVLAPAFKARMLGIAGWYSTNILGNRDGEVLDDPESFKTKEESKLGVLDFILQPELYPDLYKDIYHKVRINYYPPRGDNKEGWDNIDIFGWLGYPMQIKVDFLCRDSILAAPIALDLVLFLDLAKRTTGLCGIGIQEWLSFYFKSPMTAPGLYPEHDLFIQSMKLKNTLRHIMGEELITHLGLEYYD; this is encoded by the coding sequence ATGCCCACAGCAAACCCCAGCGGCTATTCCGCAAATGAAGGCGCCGCCTCCGCATCCCAGATTCAGCCCGCCAAAGGCAAGCTAGGAGTGATGGTTGTCGGCCTGGGCGCCGTCGCCACCACTCTCATCGCCGGCGTAGAGGCCATCCGCAAGGGACTGGCCAAGCCCATTGGATCGCTTACTCAGATGGGCACCATCCGCCTCGGCAAGCGCACCGAAGGCAACACCCCGCTGATTAAGGATTTCGTGCCGCTCGCCGACCTGAACGACATCGTCTTCACCGGTTGGGACATCTTCGACGACAACGTCTACGAAGCCGCCGCCCACGCTAAGGTCCTCGACAAAGAGCAGCTGGAGCAGATCCGCCCCTACCTCGAAGCGATCAAGCCGATGCCCGCCGTCTTCGACCAGTACTACGTCAAGCGCCTCAACGGCACCAACATCAAGACCGGCAAGAACAAGATGGATCTCGCCAACCAGCTTCGCGCCGACATCCAGGCGTTTAAGAAGACCGTCAGCCGCGTGGTCATCATCTGGTGCGGGTCGACCGAAATCTTCCTCGAGCCTTCCGAAGTCCACGACTCCATCGCCGCCTTCGAAAAGGGCCTCGAAGAGGACCACATCAACATCGCTCCATCCATGATCTACGCCTACGCGGCCATGAAGGAAGGCGTACCCTTCGCCAATGGCGCTCCGAACCTCTCCGTCGACCTGCCCTTCATTCAGGAGCTTTCGAAAGAGAACTTCGCTCCCATCTGCGGCAAGGACTTCAAGACCGGACAGACCTTCATCAAGACCGTGCTCGCCCCGGCCTTCAAGGCCCGCATGCTCGGCATCGCCGGGTGGTATTCCACCAACATTCTCGGCAACCGCGACGGCGAAGTCCTCGACGATCCGGAGTCCTTCAAGACCAAGGAAGAGTCGAAGCTAGGCGTGCTCGACTTCATCCTCCAGCCCGAGCTCTACCCCGACCTCTACAAGGACATCTACCATAAGGTAAGAATTAACTATTACCCGCCGAGGGGTGATAACAAAGAGGGATGGGATAACATCGATATCTTCGGATGGCTCGGCTATCCAATGCAGATCAAGGTAGACTTCCTCTGCCGGGATTCGATCCTCGCCGCTCCGATCGCCCTCGATCTCGTCCTCTTCCTCGACCTCGCCAAGCGCACCACCGGCCTTTGCGGCATCGGCATTCAGGAGTGGCTCAGCTTCTACTTCAAGTCGCCCATGACCGCCCCCGGTCTTTATCCCGAACACGATCTCTTCATCCAGTCGATGAAGCTCAAGAACACCCTCCGCCACATCATGGGCGAAGAGTTGATCACCCACCTCGGACTCGAGTATTACGACTGA